AGACACGGTCGTGACGGTGACATTTGACTCTTTTTTCTCAAGCTCATTCACTGGGTCTGGGTTAAACTCTTCCACTGACACTGAGTTGGACGAAGTACAATCTGACATGATGAAATAATTATTGAAGATCGAATGAATGCAATTAAATGAAGTTTGTTTTGTAGTcttaaagaaagaaaaaaaagttttgtCCAACTAGTTGATCAATGTTTCCAAGCTGGTAGTTTTATATCAAGAATTAGTGATAACATTCGGAATTACTTATAAATATTCTGGATTTTACAgcccttttttttgttcttcacaaagaagaagatgcGTTTCGTACCGAACAATACCCGACATGAAACGCGGCTTTTGGACTATCTGACACCATTGTTATAACAACTTTTCGTCAACAATGATTTATTCCAGACGTTTATACGCCCAAAGAGGTTTATGGACACACAGTATTAGGATCTATCCATGCTTCGGTTAAGttaaattgatattattactTCATCATAAAATTTTAACAGGAAGAGGAATTCTTCCTTGATTACTGTTTGAACAATCTATACCCCCGTTTTTAGGACTACTCGTAGCACGAAATATAATTGCTAGAGACAGTTTTATCACCCGATATTAGTAATGGTGACGCGATTTACTACACGCGATGGTGTTGCACTATTTGAGATTTCATGATCTGACCATACTTTAATAAGTAACATTTAACGAGGAATCGGAAATACTGATCAGGAACGATAAGTGTGTGGCTAGAATCTTggaaatataataataaatctcggataaacaattaataagatttatataaaaaaaattaatatgCAAAACACgtccaaaaaaaaaaaaacgtcATAAATCggaattaaatgaaaaagtaCATAAAATCTCATAACCATTCGCCGAAAATCACaacaaattaataaacagaaaaaagaaacaatacaaaaaaaaaaatggcaCATGCTAACATTctcaatattttgaattcttACACGCAAATATAAACTACTTTACATACATACTACTAATCTAGACTTTAAAATCATAAGCGGCTTTATTATATTAGTTTGGTCTGTTAATATGTACATCCTATTTACAAGTCcttaaaaaattgaaaaacttgaaaCAACTCACACCAATGTTTGTACTCTTCAAGAAACTACTGTAGGAATTTCAGCTGTTTCCTTCAACCATTTCAAATGAGGAATAAAGACTTTATTACATctatcaatattattctGTTCCTCGTCTTTAACATACATCAAATGGTTGCCCATATAATCATTAGTATAATCGATATGAggaatattttcaattggcTTTCCGGTCTTGGAATCATAATAGTTAGGACACAATCCTTCGGTGAAAAATTGCATCACTCTCAAATCAAAGTCATATCCGACATTCTTATTGATAGAGCTGTACATTCTGATATGTTCATCAGTGTCAGCATATACAAGGTCATGGTTGTCAGCCAACCAGTTTGGATAGAACTTTGGATAAGAAAGATGCATAAAAATTATATCCACATCTTGTCTGGTAGTATCTTGAGCTTGAACAGGATCGTAATGAGCTAATGCTTTAGAAGTAAATTTATTGTCCACTTTAGACACATACCCAGTCCATTTAAATTGACGAGCACATTGGTACCATGGTTCCTTCATTACATGTGCAGCAGCAATAAACGTTTCTTTATCTCCTTCCCCAGCTGAACCCTGTGTCAACAATGGGTAATAGTATTGTGGTCCAAAAACATTGTAGTATAAACAAAGCAATAAAGTCTTCAAATGACTACTTTTGTTGACCATGAACATTCCAGTTTCTGAAGTAGGATCAGGAAGTGTACCTTCAAAATCATGATACCAAGAGTCTTTGAATGTGTATTCTGACAATGGCTTGAGTTTGTCTTTACCGCCAGCTTGTTTTTCATCATACTTTGAATATcttaatttgttttctttaacGGGAACGCCAGCAATTTCATAGTATTTGGGGTTTGTAGTTCTGGCCCAAGCGTCTGGCCATAAAAGAAGATTATTTTCCTTGTATAAATCACTTTCAAACAAATAGTCAACGTTTCTAGTTGGGAAATTGTCAGAATCTAA
This genomic stretch from Candida albicans SC5314 chromosome 1, complete sequence harbors:
- the MNN2 gene encoding Mnn2p (Alpha-1,2-mannosyltransferase; similar to S. cerevisiae Mnn2; role in cell wall integrity, temperature sensitivity; iron utilization in low iron; Tn mutation affects filamentous growth; filament induced; increased chitin exposes beta-glucan) produces the protein MIAKQKIKILIGVIIVIATYHFIVSSNVRSKDLSDLVDLGSSDKSTTENERPKNNIVTNNRLDNPPNEDIPHAEPDSPPQEPPKSGNKPDFSIFFEGLEKFAIKQPGIKDKYTSEKAKEKFSTDDNFLFGKEYLENVLDIPQATFKELKDSHKRYVDEHIPKMLQRVKTFGSLAPSDKEWESYKGSSGYIIVGGGRFTWLSFLVIKQLRATGAKLPVEMFIATESDYEKEFCEKVLPKYNARCNVFDYKLADDLKKRFDIGGYQYKMLALLSSKFENVLYLDSDNFPTRNVDYLFESDLYKENNLLLWPDAWARTTNPKYYEIAGVPVKENKLRYSKYDEKQAGGKDKLKPLSEYTFKDSWYHDFEGTLPDPTSETGMFMVNKSSHLKTLLLCLYYNVFGPQYYYPLLTQGSAGEGDKETFIAAAHVMKEPWYQCARQFKWTGYVSKVDNKFTSKALAHYDPVQAQDTTRQDVDIIFMHLSYPKFYPNWLADNHDLVYADTDEHIRMYSSINKNVGYDFDLRVMQFFTEGLCPNYYDSKTGKPIENIPHIDYTNDYMGNHLMYVKDEEQNNIDRCNKVFIPHLKWLKETAEIPTVVS